Proteins encoded together in one Egibacteraceae bacterium window:
- a CDS encoding antitoxin Xre/MbcA/ParS toxin-binding domain-containing protein, whose protein sequence is MSDPVTDILEHGSDTQRAALRSFAAALTDAAAAAAAPAEPRPGLGDPPTAEEVAGAVRRNHERVWRFREQLYDRALSYREAARRLGVSTNQITNLVRTGDLLAIDGPDGPRLPAWQFNPDTRRGRLDGIRHATTVFCGRVLGLSAWMTTPSQALGGRTPADALADGDVDHVVALADYT, encoded by the coding sequence ATGAGCGATCCGGTGACCGACATCCTCGAACACGGCAGCGACACACAACGGGCGGCGCTGCGCAGTTTCGCCGCCGCGCTCACCGACGCGGCCGCCGCCGCGGCCGCCCCCGCCGAGCCGCGGCCGGGCCTGGGCGACCCGCCCACCGCCGAGGAGGTCGCCGGCGCGGTGCGCCGCAACCACGAGCGTGTGTGGCGCTTCCGCGAGCAGCTGTACGACCGCGCGCTGTCATACCGGGAGGCCGCCCGGCGCCTTGGCGTGTCCACCAACCAGATCACCAACCTTGTGCGCACCGGCGACCTGCTCGCCATCGACGGCCCCGACGGCCCGCGGCTGCCCGCCTGGCAGTTCAACCCCGACACGCGCCGCGGGCGCCTCGACGGCATCCGCCACGCCACCACGGTGTTCTGTGGCCGCGTCTTGGGGCTGTCCGCTTGGATGACCACCCCCAGCCAGGCGCTCGGCGGCCGCACCCCCGCCGACGCGCTCGCCGACGGCGACGTCGATCACGTCGTCGCCCTCGCCGACTACACCTAA
- a CDS encoding RES family NAD+ phosphorylase: MPGPPPDPDTATLPDPPDRPARDHPTPVDLGGVALWRIWHPTVHTPAATTLRTYGPLHRFDPHPPPARDHAPRGPYAWYGAFLFDTAVCERLARGAPVVDVCPGLRATLVATAPATAVHDLTDAQTCAALGADPALGDDRAPDAYTRTQWWARHLHPTPRVGGLRYWSARHRGADDRRQGINIVLWRKRALRQPLHQHRLIDDVLWPHMIVALDRVGVAANRIPACPRC, from the coding sequence ATGCCCGGGCCCCCACCGGATCCCGATACGGCCACGCTACCGGACCCACCGGACCGGCCGGCCCGCGACCACCCAACCCCCGTCGACCTCGGCGGGGTCGCGCTGTGGCGCATCTGGCACCCCACCGTCCACACGCCTGCCGCGACGACGCTGCGCACCTACGGGCCGCTGCACCGCTTCGACCCGCACCCGCCGCCGGCCCGCGACCACGCCCCGCGCGGGCCCTACGCGTGGTACGGCGCCTTCCTGTTCGACACCGCCGTGTGCGAGCGTCTCGCCCGCGGCGCACCCGTCGTCGACGTCTGCCCCGGACTGCGTGCCACCCTCGTCGCCACCGCTCCCGCCACCGCCGTGCACGACCTCACCGACGCGCAGACCTGCGCAGCTCTCGGCGCCGACCCCGCCCTCGGAGACGACCGCGCCCCCGACGCCTACACCCGCACCCAATGGTGGGCCCGACACCTGCACCCCACCCCCCGCGTGGGGGGACTGCGCTACTGGTCCGCCCGCCACCGCGGGGCCGACGACCGCCGCCAGGGCATCAACATCGTCCTGTGGCGCAAACGTGCGCTGCGCCAACCCCTCCACCAGCACCGCCTCATCGACGACGTGCTGTGGCCCCACATGATTGTCGCGCTCGACCGCGTCGGCGTCGCCGCCAACCGCATCCCCGCCTGTCCGCGCTGCTGA